One Mycolicibacterium sarraceniae genomic window carries:
- a CDS encoding LLM class F420-dependent oxidoreductase: MDYGLVLFTSDRGIAPAAAAKLADDHNFTTFYVPEHTHIPVKREAAHPSTGDKSLPDDRYMRTLDPWVSLGTAAAVTSKVRLSTAVALPVEHDPITLAKSIATLDHLSGGRVSLGVGFGWNTDELADHGVPAGRRRTCLREYLEAMRALWTQEEAEYDGEFVKFGPSWAWPKPVQSHIPVLVGAAGTEKNFKWIARSADGWITTPRDFDIDAPVKLLHDTWAAAGRDGAPQIVALDFKPVPEKLAHWKEIGVTEALFGLPDKPADEVAAYVERLAGKLAAMA, translated from the coding sequence ATGGATTATGGGCTCGTTCTGTTCACCAGTGACCGCGGTATCGCCCCGGCGGCGGCGGCCAAACTCGCCGACGACCACAACTTCACGACCTTCTACGTGCCCGAGCACACGCATATCCCGGTCAAACGCGAAGCCGCGCATCCGAGCACCGGCGACAAGTCACTGCCCGACGACCGCTATATGCGCACCCTGGACCCGTGGGTCAGCCTGGGCACCGCGGCCGCAGTGACCTCGAAGGTACGGCTGTCCACGGCGGTCGCGCTGCCCGTCGAGCACGACCCCATCACGCTCGCGAAATCCATTGCGACCCTTGATCATCTGTCCGGTGGGCGAGTCAGTCTCGGGGTCGGCTTCGGCTGGAACACCGACGAGCTGGCCGACCACGGGGTTCCGGCCGGGCGTCGCCGCACCTGTCTGCGGGAATATCTCGAAGCGATGCGGGCGCTGTGGACCCAGGAAGAAGCCGAATACGACGGTGAATTCGTCAAGTTCGGGCCGAGCTGGGCCTGGCCCAAGCCGGTGCAGTCGCACATCCCGGTGCTCGTCGGCGCGGCCGGCACCGAGAAGAATTTCAAGTGGATCGCCCGCAGCGCCGACGGCTGGATCACCACCCCACGCGACTTCGACATCGACGCGCCGGTGAAGCTTCTGCACGACACCTGGGCGGCCGCCGGTCGCGATGGCGCTCCGCAGATCGTGGCGCTCGACTTCAAGCCGGTGCCCGAGAAGCTGGCGCACTGGAAGGAGATTGGCGTTACCGAGGCCCTTTTCGGCTTGCCCGACAAGCCGGCCGACGAGGTTGCCGCCTACGTGGAGCGACTGGCGGGCAAGCTCGCTGCCATGGCCTGA
- a CDS encoding DUF5336 domain-containing protein, with translation MTYPPTNPGYPPTQPPGPYGAPAPSFAPADPGPSKLPLYLNVAVVVLGLVAYLASFGPIMTIKAELGPFGGAELSGGGGGYPVLATLVAALLAAASLLPKARDYGGVIATASALALLTAIAQVIGRPNGFTVGWGLWVMIAFTLSQTVVAVAALLLEAGIITAPAPRPRYDQFGQYGPPPGGYYGQPAPAAPPQQGFSPRPGYPSQYAGGHPSGPSSSGFGAQNGPPTPPTGFPSFSPPPSGQQPAAHPDQPQAPSSSPSSGPNPS, from the coding sequence ATGACGTACCCGCCCACCAACCCGGGCTACCCACCGACGCAACCACCCGGTCCTTACGGGGCACCCGCGCCGTCGTTCGCACCTGCGGACCCCGGACCCAGCAAGTTACCGCTGTATCTGAACGTTGCCGTCGTCGTATTGGGCTTGGTTGCCTACCTGGCCAGCTTCGGACCGATCATGACGATCAAAGCCGAACTCGGTCCCTTCGGAGGTGCGGAGCTCTCCGGAGGTGGCGGTGGCTACCCGGTGCTTGCGACGCTCGTCGCCGCACTCTTGGCGGCAGCCAGCCTGCTGCCCAAAGCCAGGGATTACGGCGGTGTCATCGCTACGGCGTCGGCCCTCGCGCTGTTGACGGCGATCGCCCAGGTGATCGGCCGGCCGAACGGATTCACCGTCGGCTGGGGCCTGTGGGTGATGATCGCCTTCACCCTGTCGCAGACCGTCGTCGCGGTGGCAGCGCTGCTGCTCGAGGCGGGAATCATCACCGCACCCGCCCCCCGGCCCCGCTACGACCAGTTCGGTCAGTACGGCCCGCCGCCGGGTGGCTACTACGGCCAGCCCGCGCCTGCGGCCCCGCCGCAGCAGGGATTTTCGCCCCGCCCGGGTTACCCCTCGCAGTACGCCGGTGGTCACCCGTCAGGTCCGTCGAGTAGCGGATTCGGTGCGCAGAATGGTCCGCCGACCCCGCCGACCGGCTTCCCGAGCTTCAGCCCCCCGCCGAGTGGCCAGCAGCCCGCCGCTCATCCGGACCAGCCGCAGGCGCCGTCAT